The Corvus cornix cornix isolate S_Up_H32 chromosome 26, ASM73873v5, whole genome shotgun sequence genome includes a region encoding these proteins:
- the CDKN1A gene encoding cyclin-dependent kinase inhibitor 1: MPLSQSRAGQTPCSSKACRNLFGPVDHDQLQHDFEDKIRQQLEEAQQRWNFDFETETPLEGPFKWERILVAEQPPQEVHSLVRAVISSDSRSSLAHRVPPKDRVGRICPEESQQSSQVYKAGSPQSLKRGQTTIKDFYSAKRRIVPARPRP; the protein is encoded by the exons ATGCCGCTgtcccagagcagggctgggcagacCCCATGCAGCAGCAAGGCCTGCAGGAACCTCTTTGGCCCCGTGGACCACGACCAGCTCCAGCATGACTTTGAGGACAAGATAAGACAACAGCTGGAAGAAGCTCAGCAGCGCTGGAACTTCGACTTTGAGACAGAGACTCCCTTGGAAGGGCCGTTCAAGTGGGAGAGGATCCTCGTGGCTGAGCAGCCGCCCCAGGAGGTTCACAGCCTGGTCAGGGCTGTCatcagcagtgacagcaggagcTCCTTGGCCCACAGGGTCCCCCCCAAGGACCGTGTTGGCAGGATTTGCCCCGAGGAGTCTCAGCAGAGCTCGCAGGTTTACAAGGCTGGTTCCCCACAGAGCCTGAAGCGTGGGCAGACCACGATCAAAG aCTTCTACAGTGCCAAGCGGAGGATCgtccctgcccggccccggccgtGA